The Hoplias malabaricus isolate fHopMal1 chromosome X2, fHopMal1.hap1, whole genome shotgun sequence genomic interval AGAACACGTACAGCTTCCTGTAgagcctgaaaacacacacaaacagcattttaaacaacagaaatCTGTCTTCCCTTAACGAACAGTGTCCTGAGTAAGGGTCAAATCTGCTTCATTCCAAATTTCAGAACTACAGACCACATCTACACTTTACACCCCCTGATCCGCCAACACCTTCACCAAACCCAACACAGGAAAGTCCTCGCCTATTCTGTAGATTTCAGGAAGGTGTTTAACTCTATTTGGCCGAGGGGCTGTACTTCACTCTCCTACAGAGCGGAGTCAAGGGTAATCATCAGATCATCATGAGTAAATATCATCAGATCAATGTGTTCTGAAAAACAATGTGCCGTACAAACTGGAAACGAGGAGTGAGGCAGGGCTGCAGCCTGAGCCCAACAATGTTTAACATCTACATTAATGAGTTAGCGGGGCAGCTGGAGCAGTCTGCAGCCCCCGGTCTCACTCTGCAGGACGGGGAAGTAAAGTTCCTGCTCTACACAGACTACCTGGTGCTGCTGTCCCCGACAGATACAACAATAAAGCTGTTAGAAtgtgaatctgagagagagaaaactgacggaaagagagagagaacagagggagcgaaaggacagatggagagagagagattcaggaCGTGTACATTTCTGAACCACCAGGATCCACCAAATGCCCTCAGAACACAAATCAGAACTGATGAACGAGACAgccagagtgagtgagtgtgtttgtttgtttacttgctgGATGTGTGTTACGTTGCGAATGCCAAAGGCGATGGTATAAACATCAAACTGATTATCATCAAACGGCAGCTCCTCCGCATCCCCGACAACCCAGTGAACACctgtaaacataaacaaacatcctGTAAACAAAATGTCCAGTAAACACCCGCAAACATAAACATCCTGTAATATGTCCAGTAAACACCTTTAAACAAAATGTCCAGTAAACACCCATAAAAAAACATCCAGTAAACACCCGTAAACATCcagtaaacataaacaaacatccaGTAAAATATCCAGTAAATAAcggtaaacataaataaacatcaaGTAAACAAATGTCCAGTAATCtcctgtaaaaaaataaacatcagtaaaaaaaagtccagtAAACActtgtaaacattaataaacatccAGTAAATTCCTGTAAACATAAATATCCAGCAAACACCTATAAACATAAACATCCAGTAAACAAAATGTCCAGTAAACacctgtaaaaataaacaacacttaaacTTCCAGTGAACAAACATCTAGTAAACACCTGTAAAAACcagtaaacataaacaaacaacatcCAGTAAAAACCTCTAAATATAAACACCCAGTAAAAACATGTCAATATAAACAATGAACACCCAATATAccaatgtaaaaagaaaacaataaacacCCATCAAACACCTGTaaagataaacaataaacacgTGTAAAGATAAGCCATAAACACTCAGTAAAcactttattataaaaacaaacccccagcaaacacatgtaaacataaataaatacccaGTAAACGTATGTAAATTACCAGAGGTAATTCCTGCTCTTTCCGCACGCTCCTTTCCCACCTTCAGCATTTCCTTGTTTATGTCACACACCATGGCCCGGGACTCCATAGGCTCTGCCTCCTTGCCATAGTCTGCAGCGACCTCCACCCACGAAGGCGTCTGATTGGCTCTTGCTCTCTGCCGCAGCTGCCGCTGTCTGACGGATTGAGCGTACTCCAGGAAGCGGAAGGAGATGTCTCCTGGAAAATTACCAACTTTACACCTCATCTCCTCAGAACAGCTGATTCCTAtctagctctgtgtgtgtgtgcatagtgagagattgtgtgtgtagtgagagaGGGTGCATAGTAAGAGAGAGAATacatagtgagagagagagagtgtgcgtagtgagagagtgtgagtgtgcgtagtgagagagagagtgtgcgtaGTAAGAGAGAGCGTGTgcatagtgagagagagtgcgttgagagagagtgtgcgtaGTGAGAGAGTGTGCATAGTGAGAGAGTGCATACTGAAAGTGTgtagtgagagtgagagagagagtatgcgTAGTTGAGAGAGTGTGCatagtgagacagagagagagagcacgcagtgagagtgtgtgtatagtgagagagagattgtgcatagtgaaagagagtgtgagtgtgtgtgtgtagtgagagaGTGTGCGTAGTGAGAGAGACTGTGCAAAGTGAGAGAGTGCATagtgaaagagagtgtgtgtgtagtgagagaCTGTgcatagtgagagagagtgtgcaaagtgagagagtgtgtgtgtagtgagagtGTGCGTAGTGAGAGTGTgcatagtgagagagagtgtgcgtaGTGAGAGTGTGCATAGTGAGAGTGCAAagtgggagagagtgtgtgcgtagtgagagagtgtgcatagtgagagagagtgtgtttcaatctgtgagtgtgtagtgagagagagagtgtgcatagtgagagagagagtgtgcaaagtgagagtgtgtgtgtagtgagagtgtgcatagtgagagagagtgtgtgtagtgagagagagtgcatagtgagagagtgtgtgtagtgagagagtgcatagtgagagagagtgtgtgtgtagtgagagagagtgtgtgcgtagagagagagagtgtgtgcgtagagagagagagtgtgtgtgtgtgtttcaatctgtgagtgtgtgagagagtgtgtgtgtagtgagagagagtgtgcgtagtgagagagtgtgtgtagtgagtgtgtgcaaagtgagagagagtgtgcgtagtgagagagtgtgtgtagtgagtgtgtgcaaagtgagagagagagtgtgtgcaaagtgagagagagagtgtgtgcaaagtgagagagtgtgcgtagtgagagagagagtgtgtgtttcaatctgtgagagtgtgagagagtgtgtgtgtagtgagagaCTGTGTAGTGAGAGTGtgcaaagtgagagagagtgtgcgcgtagtgagagagagtgtgcgcgtagtgagagagagtgtgcgcgtagtgagagagagtgtgcgtagtgagagagagagtgtgcgtagtgagagagagtgtgtttcaatctgtgagtgtgtgagagtgtgtgtttcaatctgtgagtgtgtgagagagagtgtgtgtttcaatctgtgagtgtgtgagagagagtgtgtgtttcaatctgtgagtgtgtgagagagagtgtgtgtttcaatctgtgagtgtgttagagagagtgtgtgtttcaatctgtgagtgtgtgagagagagtgtgtgtttcaatctgtgagtgtgtgagagagagtgtgtgtgtagtgagagagtgtgcgtactgagagagagagtgtgtagtgaatgtgtgtgtttcaatctgtgagtgtgtgagggagagtgtatgtgtagtgtgtttgaGTCTGTGAGAAAGTTTGTGTGTAGTGTACAGTGCGTTTATAGcatgaagtgtgtgtgcatagtgtttgtgtatagtgtagagtgtgtgttttaccGGTTCCTCCAGCTGTGTCGAGCAGCTGTAAACCTGGCTGTGGGTTCATGACGTGAAGCAGTGTGTCCTTCCACAGACGGTGAATCCCCAAACTCATCGCATCATTCATTACGTCATATTTTTGCGCCACACTCTCAAACACCTTATAGACTgatacacaaacaaataaaaaaggaaaacagaaaCATATGAGTGTAAAATCACAGGTGGCAGTGATtgttgctctggagcagctgaaaaTCACTTAACAAGGAGACTCAGGGGTGTTTAAGGCGGAGAGTCTCTGTGTGGAGGCTATATGTGTACTGagagagtagtgtgtgtgtgtgtgtgtgagtgtgagagagtgagagaatgcgAGTATGTATGAGCGAGTGTGGTGTGAGAATGTCTAAATTGTGTGGagattaataaatgtatttaatgtggaactgcgGTACCAGGACAATGTTTCTGACCTCTCTCCGCCTTCTCGTGCTCGGGGACCGTTTGGAAGCCGAAGTGTGTGTCTTTGGGCTCGGATTCCGCGCTGAAGTTGCGGGCCGTAGGGGGCTCTCTCCGGTTCAGAGGGACTCCCGCTGTAGGGGCTGTTCTGGAGGTTATTCTCCTGTTTGTGAACCTCAACACTTTCTTTGGGATCCCTCTTAAGGACGCGGCCATCTTCGGTTTAAAATTAATATGGACGTCACAAAACTGCGACGGAGTTCTTTTGTAGTTCACGGAGCAATAAAGGACTACAACTCCCCTACCCTTCGATTCAAcgttgtttacacacacacacacacgcacgcacgtaCGTACGTAGCCACGacatgatttgtttgttttatttaagtgTTGGCATTAAGGGAAATAAATGTGAACCTCCttagacagacaggctaaaccgtcTGAGAACTGCCTAGAGGCATCACCTAGGCTCAACTTTACAACTGTGACTTTGCcctgaattaaatgtaaacGTAGAAAAATCAATGTGGAAAACGATTATGTAGAAAAACGTATAAAATTTGACGTAAATGAAGCcgccccacccccaccaccagaCTGCAATTATGTAAATAGCCctagattatcaggcaaaggaggtggagtatgtgtaatttatcaAAATACCCCAGACATCAGTCTTAAACAGtgtgacaccttcacttcttttgaagtccagtcacaaaaaaggacgcatttttattatgtaacatttacagaccaccacgTCCTTACTCATAattatccattttgagaaggcagatgacccactaaaaaggcattCACTTCAACCCTAGACTCTGTTGGTGTAAcagagttatatatatatattaaaaaaaaataatatatatataaaaaatcattatttcctataaaatgacctgttccacaattattggcacccttaacaatttcttgaaaataaaagtatttgaaccatttatgtcatttctactgcagtgtataaagtggatcaaagtatctTGAATTactttaattagtaattcatcacttcctgtttccctggggtataaatatggcattacacagaggcctatttctcttactcactcttaaacatgggaaagagaAGAGCacacactattcaagtaaaGTAGATGTGTGTCAACCTTCATAAATCAGGTaatggctacaagaaaatagccactcacctgcagatgtTCTTATGTACAGTCAGAGTAATCATCAAAAACATCTGGACCTGTGACAAACATCTGGGACTGTGACAAACAAGCCTGGAAGAGGACGCAAGTGTATCTTGCcaccacacacagtgagaaggatggtaagagaagtaGTAAGTTatccaaagctcactgtaagagaaTTGAACATTGGACATTTTTTAATCAGAATCTGGGGGCCTCGGcccgaaagctgaagatgggtcgtcactgggtctttcagcaggataatgaccctaaacatggccaaatctactcaaaaatggttcacaaggcacaaaatgAAGCTTATGGagggtgatatatatatatatatatatattgttctccccgtgtcggcgtgggtttcctccgggtgctccgctttcctcccacagtccaaaaacacacgttggtaggtggattgacgactcaaaagtgtccgtaggtgtgagtgtgtgagtgaatgtgtgtctgtgttaccctgtgaaggactggcgccccctccagggtgtattgctgccttgcgcccaatgattccagttaggctctggacccaccccgaccctgaactggataagggttacagatagtgaatgattgaatgaatgtatgtgtgtgtttaagactgaattgaaatctaacagagcatttgcaatcagatagtagtttattaaccttaaggtggtcgaCACACAATAGCAcggagtactatgtgaatgtggacaaagaaaatgttttcacagagagtttataaaggtagtttatacgtcataaacataagataatcactataagtttctgcaagcttagttttcTTAGAAACGTCCCAGTTTGATAAACAAGCTGAGGGACAGAAGGTTTGGTTCTGATAAAGCTCTGACCTCGAACTGACCTTGAATACAGTTAATTTGTGAGTTCTGTTGaaaattagaaatgaaaatacagacaaaacaagcagacagggtcttaaacagagacatataaacaTTTCCATTACACACGCTTTCCCTACTCTCAGTAGTGTTTGTGCATTGCTGGAAGTAAGTCGTGTCAGAGAAGCTCTGCGTAAAATCTCATATTTTAACTAACTATATTACAGCATTTACTTGCTGTGTTTTGATGAATATTAAAGCattttgtatacatttttacttgAATTCCTCTACAGAGCTGTAAGTGGGTGGCggcattttttattttggcgCCAGTTGCACTCTGCTGAACAATGAGCTCTGCAGAGTGCAACTATGAAAACATAACCTGAGAAAgagattgtgtatgtgtgtatgcagGCACAATAAAGTcacagagagcgagaaagatATCCTGAGCCGGCCCAATCCACAGTGTTAAACccgacctggctgccacccgatgtgaatgatataaaacataatgtaattgtaaaagaaaaacttgaagccttttacccactcccacagttagaactagagaagattatcccCTCCGCAAACTGtccaacttgcacacttgatgcaattcccacaaagttgctcaaagaagtactaccagttATTAttaatcctcttttaactatagtaaactcatcccttagtctgggccatgtacccaaagcttttaaactagcagttattaaacctatgatcaagaaaccaaaccttgatgctagtacactgtctaattacaggcctatttcaaatctgccatttctgtccaagatcttagaaaaagccgtggcccaacaac includes:
- the LOC136677132 gene encoding 2-methoxy-6-polyprenyl-1,4-benzoquinol methylase, mitochondrial-like isoform X1, with protein sequence MAASLRGIPKKVLRFTNRRITSRTAPTAGVPLNRREPPTARNFSAESEPKDTHFGFQTVPEHEKAERGQKHCPVYKVFESVAQKYDVMNDAMSLGIHRLWKDTLLHVMNPQPGLQLLDTAGGTGDISFRFLEYAQSVRQRQLRQRARANQTPSWVEVAADYGKEAEPMESRAMVCDINKEMLKVGKERAERAGITSGVHWVVGDAEELPFDDNQFDVYTIAFGIRNVTHIQQALQEAVRVLKPGGRFLCLEFSKVSNPLLSKLYDAYSFQVIPVLGEVIAGDWMSYQYLVESIRRFPDQETFKEMMEDAGFFRVQYMNLTGGVVAIHSGFKL
- the LOC136677132 gene encoding 2-methoxy-6-polyprenyl-1,4-benzoquinol methylase, mitochondrial-like isoform X2, whose protein sequence is MAASLRGIPKKVLRFTNRRITSRTAPTAGVPLNRREPPTARNFSAESEPKDTHFGFQTVPEHEKAERVYKVFESVAQKYDVMNDAMSLGIHRLWKDTLLHVMNPQPGLQLLDTAGGTGDISFRFLEYAQSVRQRQLRQRARANQTPSWVEVAADYGKEAEPMESRAMVCDINKEMLKVGKERAERAGITSGVHWVVGDAEELPFDDNQFDVYTIAFGIRNVTHIQQALQEAVRVLKPGGRFLCLEFSKVSNPLLSKLYDAYSFQVIPVLGEVIAGDWMSYQYLVESIRRFPDQETFKEMMEDAGFFRVQYMNLTGGVVAIHSGFKL